In Fibrobacter sp. UWEL, the following are encoded in one genomic region:
- a CDS encoding AAA family ATPase produces the protein MKRLASIKIDGLFGTFDYEINFEKNDGFTILTAPNGFGKSTILKIIRAAAVGNFCFFADLVFKRIEMNFKGTMEDEVRQGYEMESEVPAEPDLRPKETKVLIEKTVLESVLSPELVGTATDMDNEQHYQCSYSVDDFTATFTDDDIQKVINEVVGTIPSLEPIYQSTGANGMCRLWMDKTDSEVLDLAKVFRRYSIMFRKMFPWVGVVVRKLNFAVNYISTNRLYNEQSERNYGGMARFRNRPADGPQGTNQSAHMLKIFSISSDMRTAKIRCVNEQLRTARELESDFVTRVVQSLDSQEKPTTEELRSRITTKINSIRRLETGCIEFGITPGNRMNKMIETNDNSALIVFDNYLDDVKAKMTVFTPLVRKLKIFSAALRSLLDLKEVKIDLSRHSWEGMLEVRSSVTHTVIPLDALSSGEQHLIVLLGRLLFSTEDGEALVMMDEPEISFHPRWQEDFSEVLFKIQNELREGRNAKRQFLIATHSPAFIGDHWDKTVELAKMVKKS, from the coding sequence ATGAAAAGACTTGCTTCCATTAAGATTGACGGGCTGTTTGGCACTTTCGACTACGAAATCAATTTCGAGAAGAACGACGGCTTTACCATTTTGACTGCTCCCAACGGATTTGGAAAATCCACCATCCTGAAGATTATCCGCGCTGCTGCCGTAGGCAATTTCTGCTTCTTTGCAGATTTGGTTTTCAAGCGTATCGAGATGAACTTCAAGGGGACCATGGAGGATGAAGTTCGCCAAGGTTACGAAATGGAATCGGAGGTCCCGGCTGAACCGGATTTGAGGCCGAAGGAAACCAAGGTCCTGATTGAAAAGACTGTGCTGGAAAGTGTCCTCTCTCCGGAGCTGGTGGGGACCGCTACGGATATGGATAATGAACAGCATTATCAGTGTTCCTACTCCGTAGATGACTTTACGGCGACTTTTACGGATGATGATATTCAGAAGGTCATTAACGAAGTGGTGGGAACCATTCCTTCCCTGGAACCGATCTACCAGTCCACCGGTGCAAACGGAATGTGCAGGCTTTGGATGGACAAGACGGATAGTGAAGTCCTGGATTTGGCCAAGGTCTTCCGTAGGTACAGCATCATGTTCCGCAAGATGTTCCCCTGGGTGGGCGTGGTGGTAAGGAAGCTGAATTTTGCGGTGAACTACATCAGTACCAACCGCCTGTACAACGAGCAGAGTGAACGTAACTACGGGGGCATGGCTCGCTTCAGGAATCGCCCTGCGGATGGTCCCCAGGGCACAAACCAGAGTGCCCATATGCTGAAGATTTTCAGTATCAGTTCCGACATGCGTACGGCGAAAATCCGCTGTGTCAATGAACAGCTGCGTACTGCCCGCGAACTGGAATCGGACTTCGTGACTCGTGTGGTTCAGTCCCTGGATAGCCAGGAGAAGCCTACCACCGAGGAATTGCGTAGCCGTATCACCACCAAGATCAATTCTATCCGTCGACTGGAAACGGGCTGTATCGAATTTGGTATTACGCCGGGTAACCGTATGAACAAGATGATCGAGACAAACGATAATTCTGCCTTGATTGTGTTCGACAATTATCTGGATGATGTGAAGGCAAAGATGACTGTGTTCACGCCGCTGGTACGCAAGTTGAAGATTTTCAGTGCGGCTCTTCGCAGCTTGCTGGACTTGAAGGAAGTGAAGATTGACTTGTCCAGACATTCCTGGGAAGGGATGCTGGAAGTCCGCAGCTCCGTGACTCACACGGTGATTCCTCTGGACGCCTTGTCTTCTGGTGAACAGCACCTGATTGTGCTTCTGGGCCGCCTGCTGTTTAGTACGGAAGATGGTGAAGCGTTGGTCATGATGGACGAACCGGAAATTTCCTTCCACCCCAGATGGCAGGAGGATTTCTCCGAGGTGCTCTTTAAAATCCAGAACGAACTTCGTGAAGGGCGCAATGCAAAAAGGCAGTTCCTTATTGCAACCCACTCTCCCGCCTTTATCGGGGATCACTGGGACAAGACTGTGGAACTTGCAAAGATGGTAAAGAAGTCGTAA